The Nicotiana tabacum cultivar K326 chromosome 14, ASM71507v2, whole genome shotgun sequence genome contains a region encoding:
- the LOC107818908 gene encoding clathrin light chain 1: MASFDSFNMDGSYEEATVDQVDPYGFGSNPYPNQSSTPFDDTSSDVPISNGNSGAHDLGDGIFSSDGPVLPPPTEMREEGFALRDWRRQNAIRLEENENREKEIRNQIVEEGEEFKKAFYEKRKVNIETNKTNNRDKENLYSINQEKFHKEADKQYWKAIAELIPNEVPNIEKKGRKKDQEKKPSIAVVQGPKPGKPTDLSRMRHILVKLKHNPPPHMLPPPPAPAKDGKAGKDGKDAKGGKDVKNTKGAAADGTASAAGDAPVVSDSSVTPQISEEPAAVNDQNAT, from the exons ATGGCTTCGTTTGATTCATTCAACATGGACGGCAGCTATGAGGAAGCTACAGTGGATCAGGTCGATCCCTACGGGTTCGGGTCGAATCCGTACCCGAACCAATCATCAACTCCTTTCGACGACACCTCCTCCGATGTTCCGATCTCCAACGGAAATAGTGGGGCCCACGATCTCGGCGATGGAATATTCAGCTCCGATGGACCGGTACTTCCTCCTCCTACTGAAATGCGTGAGGAAGGCTTTGCCTTACGCGATTGGCGAAG GCAAAACGCTATCCGTCTTGAGGAGAATGAGAACAGGGAAAAAGAAATCAGAAACCAAATTGTTGAGGAAGGTGAAGAGTTTAAGAAAGCATTCTATGAGAAAAGAAAGGTCAATATTGAGACCAATAAGACCAATAACCGAGACAAAGAGAAC TTGTACTCAATTAATCAAGAAAAGTTCCATAAAGAAGCTGACAAACAGTATTGGAAAGCCATAGCGGAGCTCATTCCTAATGAGGTTCCGAATATTGAAAAGAAGGGACGGAAGAAGGATCAAGAGAAGAAGCCATCCATCGCAGTCGTCCAAGGGCCCAAACCTGGAAAACCTACCGATCTTTCAAGGATGCGACACATCTTGGTGAAGCTTAAGCACAACCCACCACCTCATATGTTGCCACCACCTCCTGCACCTGCCAAGGATGGCAAAGCCGGGAAGGACGGAAAAGATGCAAAGGGTGGGAAAGATGTCAAGAACACTAAAGGTGCAGCAGCTGATGGAACAGCATCGGCTGCTGGTGATGCACCTGTTGTTAGTGATTCAAGTGTTACTCCTCAGATATCAGAAGAACCTGCTGCTGTGAATGATCAAAATGCAACCTAA